acatgGGTATCACTTTCAGTTTACTGCCGGTAGTTTGCTGAAGTCTCAGTAGTGCTCTAGCGAGCTACGATGAGTCGTTTTGCCGCAAGCGGTGACGGGAAGGTTGTggcaaggaaggaaagagctTTAATGTCGGTCAAGAACTTCATTGAGTTGATCCCACTTGACATCGACCTCGAAACGACACGGCAACTTGTtttaaagggaaaaaatatcACAGCAATTCCGCTAAATATCGGTACTCTTCTTCGAGAGGTTCGGAGGTTGGATCTATCAACTAATGATGTGCGTGATATAACACCGTTGGCGACGCTCGCCAACCTCACATCTATAAATCTCACGCGAAACCCTCACCTCCTATCCATAGCACCCCTTGCGTCTCTACACCTTATCGTAGTCGTCGTGGCTCACTGTGGCCTCCGATCGCTTGTCGGCCTTGAAGGTAGTGCAGAGACGCTCAAAACCCTCGTGGTGAACGACAACAATTTGCTCCTGCGGTCACCCTCTGGAAAATGCGTAGAAGGAGCGGGTGCTGACGAAATCGCAACTGCAGTGAAGAACTATGAGGTTATCGCGGACCTTACGGAGTGCGAAACGCTCGTTCTCTCCAGGAACCCGCTCCTTTGTAGCCTATATGCGGGACCAACAGAGGAGGATAAGACTCATCCACAAAAGAAAGCTGAAGCgggagaggaaacaaaatgcGAACCAGATTGGGAACACCCTCTGTCTGCAATCGTGAAGATGACCTGTCTGAAGAAACTTTCACTTAGCGGCTGTGGCTTAACGTCTTTACCGCGACACTGGTTTATACCCAAGGTCACAGAGCTGCGGCTGAGTCAGAACAAACTGAAGAGTTTGGTTCCAGAAGGTGTTCTTTTTCGTTCTGTGAAAATTTTGGACGTTAGCCACAATGAATTGAAGGAGGCGTCTACGTTGCGGCGGTGTCGCTTTGTTTACCACTTAGGTGTTCGCGGTAATCCATTTGTGGAAGATGGTAATGTGTCTACGGGGGTAAAGAGAAAGGCGGGGAAGGGAGACGACGACGACAAGAGCGAAAGCCCACCTCCAGCGAAAAAGAATCTTGGGGCAGTGCTGCAGTACCTCATGCGGATTATGCCCCACTTAGAAATGGTGGACGGCACACCTTTGGCGCAACTGCTGCCGACCGAGCAAGACGATGAGCGGAAGGAAACTGTGGAGTTTACGGCCAATAAACAGGAAGAGAGTGCTGAAAGTGTGGCAGATGACGGCGGATCTAAAGTACCGAAAGAGGAAGATAATGCATTGGAACCTCCGGAAACATCAGAGTTGGGCAAACCTGCCATCGTCCGACGGGGGCAAACAAACTTGCTCGCtacaaagaagaggaggctCTCTGCTGAGGGCGCGGTCGTCACGCAACTACTGCTTAAAAGAAAGACTGAGGCCTCAGGTTGGTAAGCGAAACGCATTGCCGACACTGTGCCTCAGCTTCTCGGTGCGACAAAAGAGGTGGCCCAGGTGTGCCGATGAAACGCCTTAAATTTTTCAAGTAGTACATCAGTTAAGTTTTACACGTAGAATCTCTCTGTATTGTCGACAGACACTGCGTGTTTGCCTATCTCCTCATACCTTGCGTGTTGCTAAGGATTGGTGATAACTTTTTCccgctacaacaaaaatatttgtttgttaaaAACCTATAATCAGAACCATATTCTGCCGGTTAGTTGTATACCCACATTAGTGAATATGAGGTTGGTTCTCACATAACCATGGGGAGCCGCACACATCATCAATACCCGATAATAAACCTGTACAGCTTAATGTATACTTAAACTTCTAtgctctttcccccctttttttaccaTTCTCACTACTGTGAACAGTAATGTGGCGGGTGAAACCCTTAGTTTGGTTGGCTGCTCGCGATGTCAACACCCTCCGTACTGTCTCTTCACTTCACTCCAGAACCCGGCAAGAGGATGTCACCATCAGTGGAAATGACAAAGTGACAAGAAATAGGGGGCGTAACTACGCAGCGGCACCATCTGGATGCTTTCGCTTTGATTTACCGACTGCATCGCTGCATTCGGAACTTTCAAGAGGCCGTCGTTATGACGtaccgaagggaaaatcATGTAGTGGCCAATGGGCCTCAAAAGGTAAAATATGCACAACTACCAATAATGGGAGAGCTGCAGTGGGAACAGGTAAGGAACCTTCAATGGGACCGCTTCCATCTTCCCGGAGTTCCGGCACCCGATTCCCAGTTGATTATCGACGGATGAAAGAGTCTCGCAAGGTGGAGGCTGGTAATGCTGTGAATTCAACAATATCGAGTAGTGACAGCAGGGCACCGTCGAAACGAATTAATGTTCGAGTCATCGCTTTGGAGTAACCGGAACAAACATCGtcaccccctcccttttattCATCACACACATAGTTTCTTCAcagttattttgttttctcgtaCCATTGCTCGCTCGATTGTACTCTTTTCTCTGCCtaatttgtttctttccatgCCGAGAGTGGAGTCAGGCACATATAGATGTTTGTACACTTTCTCGCGCCGCAACTTACTTGCGTAGTAACTTCTGAGACTAAGCAATGCCTCTTTTTGGAAAATTGTGAAGGAaaatccctctttttttcttaccttgCTGCTCTTTTTAGGTTAACTCAGTGGTTTTCCCGCTAGACCTCTTCTCACCATACCCTTTCGCATGTCGTACCTTCTGTATGGACGGCGTGCGCGTTTGTGTGGGTAGAGCGGGTGTGGAAGTTGTGATTGCGCCTTTTGATGGTTGCTTTTCCCACATGATGTACCGGTTCTACAACGAAGACATATCATTTTGGATATGCGGAACTCAGATCTCTGTGTTGGCACAATTGTCTTTTGCTATGAGAGTGAAGGGCGCGTTGAGTGGGAAGCCATGCCGAATTTAGTGCGAGGCCATCCTAATTAAGGTACCCGAGAGCGCGGTGAGTTGTGTTACTTTCCGTATTGGAGTACAGTTGTGTATACTGTTTGATTCTATTCGCTTTGGTATCTAGCACAGCCGGTGGCTAGGACGAAAGTTGCTCGAGGAAAAGTGCTTGCTTTTACGCTGTCTTTCGTATTTGCTGCCCTTTTCTCAAAGCCAACTCTTTCTCCTTTATCCTTCGTTCTCCACTTCACGTGACGATAGCATATAACTGAAGGAAGCTTATGAATGTTACTAACCCCTCCACTGTCAGGTACGCCGATGCATTCATGTCGTACTTGCGATTTCTCGAGAAGGATGTGTGGTGGACAATAGTGTATGTCATATTCTTGGCGTGGATGTATTTGTTTCACGCCCCATTTCGAGTCCACAATGTTTGGCGAACCGATTGGTATGCGCAGGTGACGAAGGTGTTGCAAGTATGGATtggcgttgttgttttcctttttcataccGGCTCGGGGTTTTTTCAACCCCAAAGGTCTCTGCAGGCAGAAATTTGCAATGCCGACGATGATACTGTTGCCACGATTTTTTTCCCAATCTTCAGCACAACGACACTTATAATCTTGTACATTCACAGCAAGAAGCGTGTCTGGGGCCTGGGTGTGACGTATGGTTCTAGTACAATCGTGGTTGTGTTGAATTCCTTACTTCTTTCGCTATTTTCTACCGTACATTTTGCGTACGGTATGCGAATTCAAGACTTTGAGCACTCCTCGTTGTTGAAGGGTGCCGTGGGTGTGCTCTTTCCATCACCAAAGCAGACACTTTTCCCGACGCTGCTACTGTTGAGTGTCATCAATGTACTTTTTATAACTTTTGACTATCAGTACAAAAAGCGTTGCGGGTTTGATCCGCTGCGCGGACTATTATGGAGTGAGGTTTGCCGTTCGCGAAAGGCACACGAAGTCGTTCCCACTACTATCCGAGATGGCTGCGATTGGCGAAAACTTCAACCGAAGCCGAAACGAATATCGAAGGTTGAGCAGCCCTGGATTGTCTCACCAGAGGGGGGGAAACGGCTGAGCTTTGCGCTCTCTTCTCTGGAGATCAAGCAGCTATCCGTGCAGTACCCAGTGAACCGACCGGGCATGGTTCCTTGGTTTTCAACTTTCATTGCGGGCACAGCCCTTCAGTCTGTCCTTGGAAATTCGCTCAATTTTTTGACGTTTGATCAACGTGCCGTGGAGTCACAGATGAATCCCAAGGTGTTCAAGTTGAGTTTTACCAAACACAGATCGAAAATTAGCAAGTCATACAGCCTTTCCCGTGTGTCTGAATGCTCACCATCAACCAGTGTGGATGCTGTGTGCTGTGACCCGTacggtgatgatgattatgAAAATGTTTGGTTCGACTTCGTCGCGGACGTCGGAGATGGGTTTAACTCGACGTATGAGATGGCTCGTTTGATGGCACAACCTTTCCTCCGTCTAGCATCAAGTGATTCGGTGCAAACGCGAAGCGGACTCGTGAATTCAGTTTCTGTGCGCGACGGTGGAGGGAGAAGGGGTTTGATGACGCCACCTCTGACGGCCGGTGATGGAGCCTTCCTTGCTGTCGAAGGTAATGGACAGCAAAACAGATGCGGGCGGACGCTGTCGATGTGTGACTACGAACCCCAAGagaacttttcccttccccgtGCATCGTTTGTGGTGGTTGGTGGAGATTTGGCGTACCCGAATCCCACCAACGAAACGTACCGCACACGCCTGCTTGAACCGTACAACAACGCGCTTCGGTGCTGCGCACCTCTATGCAAGCTTGTGAAGAAATGGTACAATCGCCTCGTTGTGCCAGAGGAGGACAACAAAGATGTTGCCCGTATTCACATGCTGTCGGCGTCCAAAGTTTCGGAAATGACTCAGCGTAGAGATATAGCTGACATGTGTCTTGGTGAAGACGAGGTGGTACACAGCACTCCCCTACTGTTCGCCATCCCCGGTAACCACGACTGGTTAGATGGTCTCGTGACATTTAAGAAGTTTATCATTGACGAGAGTTGGATGGGTGGCTGGTTTATGCCCCAGAAGAGCTCCTTCTTTGTTATAAATCTCCCATATAACTGGTTTTTGCTGTGTGTCGATACAGGAAGTGTGACTGACATCGACCCAGGACAACGCAACTACTTCCTGAATTATATTGAGGAACACCTCGACGTTTCGTCCTGTGTGATTTTAATTTCCCATGAGCCTGGGTGGATTTACGAGGCGATGAACACCAATTTGACGTCGACGATGCAACCAGAGTTACACCGAGTAGTGGACGCCCTCGGTACACGCCTGCGCATGCGACTTTGTGGCGATATCCACCACTACTCTAGACACACACCTACAGACGCGCTTTCAGAGGCACCTGTTCTTGTTGTcagcggcggtggtggtgcctTTCTACACGGCGCCCGGAACAATACCGTTATTTATCAAGGAACAGAGTATAAGCGGGAGGCAGCGTTTCCTAGAGATAATCATGTCACATCGTTTCTGACGAGGTTGGTCGGCTTCCGCCTGATTAACTGGAAATTTGACATAATCGCTGGTTTTATGTGCTTCGGGCTCATAACCTCCTCGCTACCCTTGAACATGGAGGACAAAAAACTAGAGGAGATCGTGGACATCCACGTCCTTTTCTGTAGTACCGTAACCCGCACAGCCGAACTCTGTCTCTATACATTTGACAAAGGCATTATATCTTTGTTCGTGGCGGTGTGTTTCTTTATTGGTTTCTTCTCGGTTGGGTCAGGGAGAAAGAGTGTATGCTTTCGGATCGCATACTCTTTATGCTGGACGGCACTTGTTGTGTTCGCTTCATCTGGAATGTTAGCCGTTGTTCAAACAACGATGGCCTACATGATGAATCATGGCTTGATTCTATCAACGAAAGAACAATGGAGCAGTATGTTGGAGTCTCAGGTTCGTACCGCTGCGGATGACACATCCAATCACCTGATTGAGTGGTTGGGTGACGAGCATGCTCTCTCAAGGGGCATCGAAAGCCTGCGGTCGGCTGCACACGGTAGTGTCCTTGTTGGAGCCGCCTGTACGTTGTTGAGGAGTATGGATATGATTGAAAACTTGGCGTATCTTTCGTACCACGTCGGTACAAATGTCACGGGTACCCTCTCACACACGACTAACCGTGTTCAGGTTGTTCTGTACTATCTTCACATTCTTCTGATCTACTGGCTCTTGGCAACGCCGCTGCTTTCGTTTATTATCggtgtatttttatttgtatctGTTCACTACTTTGATTTAACATATGACGCGTCATATTCCTCATTTCAGATTGAGGATTACAAACACTTTTTGCGTTTCTGCTTGGATGGCAGAACGAGGTGTTTACATGCTTACGTCGTTGCAGAAAAGTTTGTGCCGAAAGTTTGGATATGCGATGGCAGACACGTTACCGAGTGCAGGGACGAGAGAACCAAGCATCTTCCACCACATCTAAAAAAACATCCAAGTCGCTGGGTACCACATGGGGTTTCGGGCACTGACTACACACCCACAGTACTAGAACATTTTGTTGTAAGACCACATCGGGTTACTCAGCCAGATCCTCTTCGTGAGTGATTAGGTAAAACAAAGGTCCCCATCCTgacacttgttttttttgttataatTTGTCGTATACGTCGCGCACGAATTGTGCGGTGCATCGCACATACTAAGCGACTGGTTGGGCTGTCTGTCCAGTGTGCGGTACCTGTCAGGATGTGAACGCAGTATATGGCATTTCTCTAAGGGTCTGGCGTTTTGAAGTTGTTTTTAGGCATCAATGCTGCTGTCGTCTTATCCTTTGTTACGCGTCACTGTGTTCCTGCTCAACGGTCACGCACCGGAGTGGGAGTTTCGGTAGTTGGCGCTTCATTGGATGCAATTTTCATTTCGTTTGCTTGGTTTATCtcattatattttatttcttaccGTATTCACCTGTGCTGCTGTTATCTCATTACTGGCCCCCACCTTTCTTGTCTGCTTTTAGTACATTGTGGTACCTCGATACCGGGGAGGTTCCGAAGCACGCATACGGATCAAAGGGTGCCATTTTCATGTCTGTTCAGTGCCAGGTTGCTCATCCGTACTTGCTTCTCAAGTCACTTTCTCTGCTCACCATCTCCAAAGATGCGTGGGCAGAGGTGGAGTTTACTGAATCTTCCGTGACGTTGGACGTTGAGGGCGCAGGTCAGTCGGCCACAGCTACGGCTGTGCTTCCCACATCAATCTTCTCACAATACACCACGACTGGCGTTCGTTTTGCTGTGCACTTGGGCATGTTTCGGAACGCCTTGTTGTTGGGTGGTCCGTCGCAACTGAACTCCATGTCCACCTCACGTGTGGTGTTGTCGTACCCAACCAAAGAAGCGAGGTTGCTCGTCGAACTGTCGGACGGAAAAATCACGTTGCGTTCAAAACTTATCACTCAACGACCGAAGGAATATCCGCTTGACCTTCAGTTTTCACATGCGCGTGTTTTGAATCAGGTGACACTGCCAGGTGACGCGGCGAGAGCTGCCATAGAGGATTTAGTGACAGCACAATGTTCTCATGCGGTTGTAACGCTGGACCCTCGGGAGGGTGTGCTGTTCCGAGGGGAAGGTGGGCCGTATGGTAGCGCACTTATCAAAATCCCACTTAATTCAGATGttatttcttccatttttgaCGGTGATGAGCGGGTGGAAACTCACGTACTTCAGTCACACCTGGTCCTAGTTTGCGGAGTGCGCTCGGGAGGTAAACAACGGCGTAACACTCTTGTACCAGCAAATGATTTCCTTATGGGGCCCAATAGtaatggtggtggtggttacGGGCAGCAACAAGCGGCGGTTGGTGGGTTTGAAAGGTTGATGCTTCAGATAAATGAAGCACGGCAGCTTAGTGTGGTGCACATGCTGCGAGAGCGGGATATCCCTGTGACTGTTACGTTGGTTGTTTCCCCCATATACAATCTGCACGATCAGTAAT
The genomic region above belongs to Trypanosoma brucei gambiense DAL972 chromosome 1, complete sequence and contains:
- a CDS encoding T. brucei spp.-specific protein, which gives rise to MWRVKPLVWLAARDVNTLRTVSSLHSRTRQEDVTISGNDKVTRNRGRNYAAAPSGCFRFDLPTASLHSELSRGRRYDVPKGKSCSGQWASKGKICTTTNNGRAAVGTGKEPSMGPLPSSRSSGTRFPVDYRRMKESRKVEAGNAVNSTISSSDSRAPSKRINVRVIALE